The DNA sequence CGTGTGGCTGAGAGCAATCGACGCGCTTCTAAATCAAGCAGAGTTATCGTTAAACGTCCTCAGCCCATATGTCAAATCCTTTTGCAAGGCTTTACTACGGAAGAGCTTTGAGAAGCATCTATACTGGCACGCTTCGGACCGTGGTTTTATAGGGGTTAATCTTACACATATACCTTTAAGTGGTAGTCAACATGAAGGGAAGGAAGCGGTGAAGCTACTGTTAAAGAATGGCGCCACTACCGTAGCGATGGAGACAGACAGCCGCTACTACACTTAGCTGCTGAGAACTGGGAGGAAGCGATGGTGTAGCTATTACAGCTAAAGCCAAGAAACAGCACATTCGTTTCCCACGTCATATCTGCACTTTTCTCCTTTTCTCCTTACTGTTTCTCTCATATTTTTTTAATTATAGCATGCCACTAAAAGGGTCTGGGAGAAGGTGTAAATATATACTTATGTATGAATTCTAGCATCTTCTAGACATTCGCTCCTGATATAGTAATGACCTGCTGATCCCACTTTTATATTAAGCATGACGTGCAGTATTTCAACCTATGTAGTCATCTAAGTATCATCATTAGAAAAGATATACTACGCTACTAGTTAGAATGGGTCAGCAGAGCGGTAGCGAGGGAAGGGAGCTGATTCGAGTGCGTTATTGTGAGGGGACGGGAGCAAACGACTAGCCGCTTTGGCTGTGCGTGTGTTTGGTGCAATTTAACTCTGAGACGAAGGGGTTGAAAATAAAGGCCAATGGAAATGCTATTCCAAAGACCCGACGACTAAAAGACAATTCAAGTAGAAATATAATATAACAGAGTCACTGACAAAAGTCGAGAAACAAaagcaaaggaaaagaaaaaagatgtTCAGACAGCCCTGCCCAAAGTGATGAGAAAGCTGAAAATGGAGGAAAGACATAACCGATCCCCGAACGTCAGACCCCTCGCAGTGTGCATTTGCAGATACTGCAAGGCCATTCGCGCTCGGTCCTCGCCGTCGCCTTCTCGCCGGATAGCCGGCTAATCGTGTCGGGCTCTCACAACGACACGGTCCGCCTTTGAGACGCAGCAACGGGGGCCGAGCGGCTCCCCCCCCAATCGGGATAGAGGCGCTTCTCAGCCGTCCCTATTTCTTTTCCCGTCGTCATTGCAGCCATGCACGTGTTTTCTAAAGGTTTTCTTTAAAAACAGCGGCTTTACTATGCCCAGCCCAATCCAGGACAAATAAAGCGGCAAGAAGTCACGTGAGAATTGTGTCCAGATTCCGGTGTTACAACAGAAAATGCAGTacatccagactgtcatttccagggaaattGGGTTCTGGTTTTGGAAGAtatactgccaaaaactgaggaatATTTCTTtccctatcttctacattcactcccctcagtcttccaatgaaCATCAAGCATCCaagcgccgacagaaaatagaaatcgaaaataaaacgggcggTAAGAATATAGGTACTTTGGTACTTGGCGAAGTAGCTATATCGAACTCGTATTTCCAGGCTCTCAAGCGGAATAATCATGAAGCATAACTCTTTGCATGTCTGGGCATATTTACCACTCCGGTCTTCGAAGCCGAAATCATGATTATATATACTATCGGGAGGAATGCGTTTTGCTGAGGGCTCCATCGAGTTCATCACCGCAGACGTGTACCCGTAGCGCATGTATGTCAGCAAGCCGGCTGGGGTTGTGCCCCAGGGGTCGGGGACTTGGGTGCCGTTTCGCCATCTGGATCGGCTATTATTGGACATGACGCTGGCTAGGTGGGGAGTTAATAGGGGCTTACTGCGTGTTGTTAAGGAGGGAGTACGTTCCCGCGAGGAATTTGATGATTTCCTGTGTTTTCATCCTTGCGTCGGGTTCAAGAATGCGAAAGAAAAACCCAGGAAATGGAACTGGTAATATCCGTCTCGGGAAGAGAGCTACCGCTCGCCAGCCATCCAAATCCCATCGTGGCCATGTCCCTTTTTATTCTGTCTCGCTCTTCCTTTCTCCTCTCTTAGGTACCATCGGTAAGAGCGCGTGGctgcggcgaggagggcagaATAAGCTTACCGTACCAGACAAATCTTTGGTTTGGTGGACTCTCACAAGCCGATGTGGGCAGGGAGAAATTGCGAAAGCTTATATGTAAAGGAGAAAGACTTCCACCATTTTCAAGGATGTTTTAGTGTGCAACCTGAACTTGGAAGGGATTCTTGGAAGGACCTCCTGCGCCACGTTGTTGATTCCACAAACTGGCTGATGGACTTAACGCCACTCAGGGGCAGTAACGATTCAGCGAATCAGCTGTcacacatcaacccccacggTTCCGAAGAGGTTGCACATCGGTTAAGAAAGTTGAAGGAGTGAGTCAGCACACTAGGTAGATCGCGGGATCCCAGCCCTATATCGCTCCAAACAACCAATGAAGGCATCCTCATGCCGACATAAGGCCGTTGGTTGGTGGCAGAGACATAAAGATATATTAAATGGGGTCTGGATTGCAGGTTTGCTCCATATGTAGATACCGGACGCTCAGGATATCCTACCTATTCAAATAGCCGTTACTCTCCTAGTCCCTTTTCTTCTTAGGAAGTACCAGCCTCCGCAATGTAAGATGCATATTTTATTACCATTCGAATAGTTCTGCACACCATGTCTGGACAGGACGTGGAAACCCAGCATCATTATCACCCAGAGAAGATCAAGTGGACTCAGCTCGGGTTCTGGATCCTCGCGGGAATATGGTTCTTTGTGTTATTTACACTCGTCATCCTGTTGGGTGTATGGGGTGGATTACCAGCAACAGGAGCGGCATGCAAACCAGACGGGACATTCAGTCCCTTTTCTGATGATTATACCTGGTGGTCACGAGCAAGTTTCTTTGAAGTTACGTTAAAAGCGAGGCCGATGTCCTTCGCGGAAGTGAAGGCCATAGATTTGGCTTGGGATCTTGTCAGTCTTCCTTTCATTTCAACATATCGCGAGACTTGGCTGAAGGTGTTCTAGGTCATCGGGCGAGCTGGACAAGCCCTTCTCAGCTGGGTTTCATGGAAGGCGTTTGCCAATTACATCGCGGTCGTGATTCAGAAGCGGCCGGTAACCATTTCGGCATACTACATGACGTTCGTAAAACAGGAGACCTCGTTGATCACCATTTATCATTTGATTCGCGAATTTAGCTCTCAGAACATTTTAGGAACCAAAGCAGTGATGGCATTCGTGGTCTTTACGCTCAACTTCATTCTGGTTTTCCCAACCATAGCAAGCGCCATGACAGGATACTCCGCTAGTACTGAAGCGTTCGTACAGAACTCAAATGGGGAAGATTACATCAAGTACTCAACCTTTTCCTTAGTCGAGTATGTGATTCAAGATGGAGATAGGATCGGCTTGACCAAAGATTACATCATGTCATACCGGGCGCCGGAAACACTTGGTAAGCCTCACTTCATGTTAGTGCTGATAAAGATTGATGGACTAACACACCGCGATTCACCAAAAGGAGGACCTCTCATAAGTCAATACGACCATATGCCATTTTGGGATCTTCACAACTTCCAAGGTGATAAGTTCCAGTTGCAGGTTGAAGTTTGGAAGTGTAAGTCTAGCCTCATTTTTTCTTCTGTGAACAGTGTGATGGCACGTACATTTGACACTCACTCGGGCGAGAATAGATGTACGCCAATACGGCTTTCTCAGTCgcttcaacagcagcagcaaatggGGAGACTTTGATGAGCTACCTACACCAGCCCTCAACATCTCAGCCTTCTATCTTCCTCGCCTGACTGGCATCTCAGCTTTCTATGATCCAGATAAGCCCAGCATCTCGGCTTTCAATGATCCATATATGACTGGCATTGCTGTGGCCGAACCTGACAATGCTATGGATGGACCTGCCATAGCCGTGGCTTATGGCTATGACTGGCAAGATCCTTTGACAAAGGAATATCCGTTCCGCAACAAGTCAAAGACGACCTTTGCCTCTGGCAATAGAATCTTTACCCTGGACTACGTCTTGGAAAACGGCAGCTGCCAACCCATCTCCGATGTATGTGCAATATTCGTCTTTCTTCACGAGCAGTAACTAACGACACCCAGAAATACCAGTGGGGATTTTCTTACCTTCAGCTGTATATTGTCATCAATTCTCTGCTGCTTTGGTCAACTGGAATCTACCTTCTCTGGCTCAAAGCACAATTCAACTTGCCGCTGGCACAATATGACCAGGTCCCACAGGAATGGGAGTGTGTATTGCACATGTCGCGCGAATTGCGAAAACAACTTAAAAAGTCAGGGGTAATATCCGTCAACCGGCTTACATATATACAGCTCAAAGACAACGTCACGGCTCATCTCCAGGGAGGACAGATATCATTTGGTGCTGAGCTTGAAACCGATGTGATCATTACCCTGAGAATGGGGATCTGGAGATGGCTTCGAGTTAACAGGCTATGGGCTTGCACCTTTGTGCTTCAGGTTTCGAGTGTGGTTGCGAGCATTCTCATGCACCTGCTCTGGCGACATTCACCCTGTCTTCTCGCCCTGACTTGTGTATCCTGCTTTTTCGTGTATCTTGTTTTGTTGATTGGAAGATCTAAATTATTGATAGTTATTTTACCGCTAGCATGGCTGGGGATAGGGTTGGAGTTTTTGAGGCTTGTATCGCTGAGGTGAAACTTGGTAGAAATGGAATGACTTTAACTATTGTAACTTCCTGGATCTCCTGGCGACATAACACTAGAAATGAGCGGGTCTTGATTATTTTTCTATGCTAATCGCATTTGCGAACGTATGTCCGCAAGGTCCGCTTGCTAGTGTCAATCGCCACAAAGGTGGGTGTCTCTCTGTTCTACTACGCGGTAGACGCTGGCCCGGGTCTAGTGCGTTTCCAGCTAGGTATTTAGCTTCTCAACGCAGAGCTTCAAATGTGTTGGGGCCGACTCGCCGCTTGAGCTTTTGCCAATGTGTGGCATGTCACACCCCATTCCTAGTAGGCAACCAAAGATAGATCTTCGTTGATCCAAGTCAATTACATTACCTGACTAAACTAAACTTGAAAAGCACTCATGCAAGCCACCTCCCTACAGGTACTGCTACCCCAACTGTTCTGCGGACAGATGGTCTGAATGGAGGGGTAGCAGCGGGGAGGATGGCCCACACGAGTACCCGCGTTCTCGACTATGGCTCCCTCCAGTCGAAACTGGCATTCGTCTGCGCGAATGTTCCGGCACTATGCTGACATCCTCCACTTCGGCATAGAGGGGCCACATGCCATGTTTCGATGCAATGGTGCTTCCCAGGACCACTCCACAACACGACGTCGAACATGAAATATGTGTCCCCCCAATGCCGAAATGTCAAGAAATCCTAACCAAGGGGACAACCGCCGCCTGCAATGGTGCAGCCTGTGCCGGAACATTCGCGCTCGCTTATGCCTCCAGAGAGTCATAGTCGAGAACGCGTGGCTGTCCCCCTTCCCGCCGAGCACTTGCAGTGCCCAACGTAACCCATGTATGTCCAAATCCATTCCTTCACTTCTCAGTGCGGCGCCATTGGACCCCACCTCAGtgaccccctctccctcaaccccctccatgAGCCGTCCTCAGATGCCGTTGGTAGTTATACTTCCTCGTGAAGCCTTGGACGCACCACGTGCACCAAATCGTCTTCTTGCCACCGTGCCTGATCGTCCCGAGATGCTTTTGAAGATCCGTTTTTAGCTTGAACCGCCGATGGCAGCCGTCAGTTCGGCATTTGAACGGCTTGCTGTCGGATCCCTTGTGTCGTTTGGCGGTGGATTTGCGCTTAGACGGTCCCGAGGCGTTGTCACCATATGAGTGTCCCTGAACAGTGTTCGGCAGAGTTATTGACCCAAAGCTTCCCGCATCTGAAAAACTCCCGGTTGACGGGGAGGCAGAGGCCGAGACACCAGCTGACGTTGTTATCGATTGGCTGTTGCTGGAGTCGGTCCCCTGGCCGAGCAAGAGAGCCAGCTCTGAGATCTCGGGAAAGGCGAGGGCGAGACTGTCATCACCCCGGATTGTCCAGTGAGGTGTCTGTAACACCGCCGTGTCTGCTGGCCCGCCACCAAACGGTATCGGCTGTGGAGCAACTGTGTGCCAGGGCAGCAAAGGCTGGCATGGCAATACGTTGTCGTAGTTCCAGGATGTCATGCCCAATGACTGCGGCTCCAACGAGGGAAGAAAACTCGTCTCAACATCGAGAAGCCCTCCGCTTCCACCTACTCCCCATCCACTGCCCACtactcccaatcccaacccaacaccactACCATTCCACTCCGCCAAGCGACCTGGATGGGAGACATCTTCAGAGAGAGGAGGCAAGTCAGACGACGCATGGATATCCAAGGGTCCCGGAAACAAGAATAAGCCGGCATCGTCCCAACTGCGCTCCTCGCCTTGAGAGAACTCCGCAACTTGATCACTATACCATTGCTGCGAGATTTGTTGAACGCGGGGACTCGGCGCATCCCCGCCGGCGCGGGATTAATTTTGTTGACAGTAACCTGTACACCATCAGTTATTGCCATGCAGCAGACACATGGCTATGGAAACATACCGTAGCAAAGCCGAGCAGGCCAGACCTCCTAGACCCCAAGGGGCTGAAGATGTGTTGACCTCGAGCTGTGTTGTCTGCTAGGTAAGTTGGGAGTTTGGTCGGACAAAGAACGGACTTAAGTAGGTAGACAACCCCTCTTCATTCAAAAGCGGGACGGGTTTCGTTGGGAGTTGGGTGGGTGTCGACCCCTCTTGGAGGCATACCTGGTATGCATAGATGCCTCTTTtcctgcagcttctcatTGGCTTCCACCACACATGATGCTTCTCCCGGTGCCAGGTTTCTCCAATCAGATCCGCCTTTTAAACCGCCTGCCTCATGGGGCGGCAACATCGATGCATGACTGGCGAGCACGCACGGGATGCAAATATGCCTCTGATATGCGGACAAGAGGCAACAGGAGGCATCAGCTCGAACacatctcttcttctcattcGTGTCTAATGTAAGATAATGGAAATGGCAGTTAATGATACCTCGTTTCATTCAATTGGTCAAGACCAAAACAAAATACCTGGTGGACAACACAGAGTGATGACGTCAtacttcctctccatcatcgATCTGCTCcggagggaagggaaaatAGTGGACTGCTCTCTTTAGCATGGCACCTGCTTTCATCATCGTTTCCATTGGCGCGTCATTCATTGTGTTTTAAACGGTTGTCGAGTTGAGCCAATCTTTTGCCTTCACTTCCTCaacaaaacatcaccacaacaaaacaaaacatcacaCATAACCACAAACACAGTCACATCAGCAGCCATCACAATGTCACCAGCCagatccctcaccaccctctcccgaGCCGTCACATACCGCCTTCCCCAGAGagccatcctccccgcctgCTGCCAATAAGTCCGCTATGTCAATACCGAGGGCGAAGAGCTCGGCGGCGTACAAGGGTCGGAGCCCCCGAGCCCAAAAAAGAACCCAGTCAACTGGTACGCCATCCCATCTCCGTATTTCTAGCCATCATCAGTATTTAACATGAAACAGGAGAGCCGGAACCATTACCGGTGTCGGAGTAGGAATTGCCTGCGGGTGGATGCTCtggtccaagaagaaggacggcAAGATCTAAATCATCACTTGAAAGCCCCGAGTAGCGTGTATTCGACCCTCTCATTCTTGTTATCCCGAGGTAAGAGGCTCAAATCGCCTGTGTATTCCAGCTGTATTTTTAGTTAGTTCCTGACGGGGAAGTCAACAGAGAACGATTTCCTACCATGCAGAGATATTGCTTCTCGTCTGGCGCTGTAATTGGTGTTGGCAttgagggatgatgaggacgggCTTCATCAACTTTGAAGAGTGTCGAGCGGACCAACTCGGAGCTTCTTGATTCTGCGATTCCCAACCTGGCGAGCGCGCCTTTGTGCATTGAGCTCGAGTCCCCGCTATCCTCATCTTttgtgaggttgaaggaACGGAGCAACAATTTTGACGCCACATTGCTGTCATCATCGACAGGTTTGCCAAATTGCACCGTGTCAATCGTCTCAAAGAACTCAGTCTTGAACTCAGCAACGTCAAAGATGCTAGTATTGTCACCAGGGAGGACTTTGCTGCGGAGTGGTATCTTCCAGAATAGACAGCCGTCCTCGTGCAGCCAGTTCATGTCTGGTAATTGATAGATGGCAAGAAAAGGCATTGATCTTGGATCGGAGGTGCGGTATCTTGTTGCGGACTTTACATGGCCGGTCCCCAGCACATCGGGGATGTGGATGTCTTCGTACCATTTTTGGAAGATGATAGGGGTCAGtagtggagaagaaggacgggAGCGCACGGCGATGTTGCCTGGTTTGGAGGCCATTTTGGTTTACCTGATGATGGTATTGAGGTGATGAAAGAGCAACTCACGACTTGACATAAATGTGCTGAGTCAGGGGTTGGTAGAAGCTTGGACTTCCCCGATGTCCGAAGCTCATGTGCTGCATGTGCCACAAGCCTTGCAGCACGTCCTGGGCTACTTCCATATGCTCAATTGTACATAAATTCAGTGAACAATGCGCACCTCGCTGATATTTCTTTGTGTCGGTTCCGGATGCATCGTGCAGCCGTGGGTGTGGTCTTTACGAAAGATCAttctttgttgttgaggtatCGAGATATAGGCCATGTTGGTACAAATCACAATAGTACATGGTGTTATTTGACTACAAGAACCGGAGTGCCCGACTTGAACACAGTCTGTTCGCCGAGCCATACCCTGAGACTTCGATTCCAACTCGACAACAATGGCGCAACCGAACCAGGGCCAGCCCGGCGCGGCCCCGATGCAGGGAGTTCagatggggggagggcaAGTTGTGCCACAACAAGCTGCGCCGGCGGGATTCCAGGTAGTGGATCCACAGAAAGTAACCCAAGGACCGATGACTGGACAGTACACGGGGCCCCTGATAAGAGACGGCAAGAAACAAAAATATCGTTGGTCTTTTTACAAATTCCGTGAGGAGGGTTTCAACATCAGGGTAAACGATGTGGTACTTCCAGACCCTTACCTTCCGCCGATGGTACCCTTCCCAAAGATGTACAAGGGCCCGAGCCCGTCTACAAAGTTCCCTCATTCCCGTTCGCGTACGAGATTTGCCAAGATTTTCGGTGCCGCCTTCTTTCCGGGAGGTACACCAAACAAATTCACCAAGGACCCGCTGGCACCGGCGGCTCGAGACACGCTGAAAGACTATCTTGACGACGTACTTCGACCTGAAGTATCAGTGCGTGCTCGGATGGGGCGGGAACGGGCTCGCTTGCCTGTTTCAAGGCACCGACGGGACTGGCAAGACTAGACCAGTTGTGGCCAAAACAACTCTGAGACCGGGTCATGCCCATGGCCTGCTCCAG is a window from the Podospora pseudocomata strain CBS 415.72m chromosome 6, whole genome shotgun sequence genome containing:
- a CDS encoding hypothetical protein (EggNog:ENOG503PTJQ) encodes the protein MASKPGNIAVRSRPSSPLLTPIIFQKWYEDIHIPDVLGTGHVKSATRYRTSDPRSMPFLAIYQLPDMNWLHEDGCLFWKIPLRSKVLPGDNTSIFDVAEFKTEFFETIDTVQFGKPVDDDSNVASKLLLRSFNLTKDEDSGDSSSMHKGALARLGIAESRSSELVRSTLFKVDEARPHHPSMPTPITAPDEKQYLCMVGNRSLLTSPSGTN
- a CDS encoding hypothetical protein (EggNog:ENOG503PEP4; COG:S), giving the protein MAQPNQGQPGAAPMQGVQMGGGQVVPQQAAPAGFQVVDPQKVTQGPMTGQYTGPLIRDGKKQKYRWSFYKFREEGFNIRVNDVVLPDPYLPPMVPFPKMYKGPSPSTKFPHSRSRTRFAKIFGAAFFPGGTPNKFTKDPLAPAARDTLKDYLDDCVLGWGGNGLACLFQGTDGTGKTRPVVAKTTLRPGHAHGLLQEAGFQEEFEDCEHIVQLEDMSEFQLPIDAPAPGERLPSSNPTEPVATPHVILLEYLANGSLAQVISNLWYSGTPRPPPNWFLWEIWQCMLRAIFEFEFPRNKRAYNDRGLIDTTLMDLRGENNVHFDIDPSNYIVGDRNEGYPDDSHGLVPILKMSDFGLSIKVTPEILRNP